The DNA sequence AGCCACAAGACGGTGCTGGCGCCCGACCCGAAGGCGGTGCGGCACCTGCTCGACCCCAGGGAGCCGGCGCCCGCCACCCTGCGCGGCGACTGGCGGGCCGGCCAGCAGATCGCGCTGTCCCAACCGGGGGAGGAGCAGGAGAACAACGGGCTGTTCGAGCTGCGCTACGACGACTCCCGCTACCTGCCGTTCGAGGGCACGGGCGCGGTGTCCACGTGGCGGCTGGAGCTGACCGGCCGCCGTCCGGCGGCGCTGAGGGACGTCGTGCTGACCCTGCGGTACACGGCCGCGCAGGGCGGCGAGGTGTTCGCGAACGCGGTGAAGGGGATGCTCAAGCCCTACCCGGCGGCCCGCTACTTCGACGTCGCGGCCGAGTTCCCGGACGAGTGGCAGGAGTTCCTCGACGGCGACGGGACCGAGCTGAGGCTCCCGTTCCGCCCGGACATGCTGCCCGGCCTCACCGGCCGCCGGATCACCGGCATCCACCCGCACTTCCAGACGACCGGCGGGACCGCGCCGCGGCTGGTGCTCAACGGCGACCGCTCGATGGCGCTCACCGAGGGCAGGCTGCTGCCGACCCCGGACCTGCGCGTCGACGGCAACGGCTGGACCTTCGTGCTCGACGGCGACAAAGAGAGCCTGACCGGGCTCGGCCTGGTGCTGGCCTACCAGGCCGCAGTGGTCTGACGGGAGAGGACCGACAGCGATGGAACCCGCGAAGAAGACCAGGACCACCACGACCACGCGCAAGCGGGGCACGGCCAAGAAGACGCCCGACAAGGGCAAGCGATCGGTCGACGTCGGGCTGGCGAAGCGCAAGCGCAAGGAGAAGGACGTCGCGCCGGTGAACGTCAGCGACGACCTCCGGATCGCCCGGGAGTCCTGGACGGGCGACGACCGCGACCGCTGGGCGGAGGAGAGCGGGAAGGCGGACAGGCGCATGCTCAAGGCGCTGCAGGGCGAGGGCGGCAAGGGCGAAGCCGAGGAGGAGCCGTCCCCGTTCAAGCCGATGCCCCTCGCCGTCCCGGTGTCGGTCGACCCGGAGCAGCGCGGGACGCAGCGCATGGTGGCCAGTGCGACCGACCTGATGGACATCAAGGCACTCCAGGAGATGCGGCCCGACGTCTACGGCAAGCTCACCGTCAACCAGGTCTGGGCGCTGGTCGCGGCCGAGCGCAAGGGCGAGCTCCAGCACGAGAAGGACCTGCGCGCGTCGGAGGCCCGGCTGCAGAAGCTCAACGCGGAGTTCAAGACGACCTACGAACCCGAGGACCTCCCCGCCATCCTCAAGGCGTTGCGGGCGCGCCGGCTGGCGTCCAACTTCTTCTTCTCCGTGCCGCCGGGCCGGAACATCGGCGTGGACAAGGGCGGGGACACGCTGCTCGACCTCCTCATGGCCGACGACGAGGGGCGGTTCCGCAACGTCTGGGAGACCGGCACGTCCCAGGCGTCGGTCGACCCCGGCCCGCGCGGTGGCGCGGAAGAGCGGTTCGGGTACGCGGCCGCGTTGAAGCGCACGGCCGGAACCCCGCTCAGCCTCTTCGGCGGCCAGTTCGCCACCGAACCGACCCCGGCACCCTTCGACGACGCCGACACGTCCCCGCAAGCGGTGGAGCGGCGCAGGCTGCAGAAGGAGTACCCCAACTACGTCCAGCCCCGCGAGATGCCCAAGTACGCCGCCGCGGTCGGGCCGTCACAGGTGTACGGGGTCTCCGGCCGGTACGGCTCCTCGGTCATCTACTGGAAGCAGGACATCGACTGGCGCACCACCCGGTCCCCGGGCGACAGCTGGAGCAACGACATGCTCCAGTCCGGGATGGCGTTCGTCAGCGCGAACTACCCGGAATCGATCTTCGCCCACACCGACCCGTACATCGCCCGGGTCGCGGCGGCCGAGGCCACGGGCTTCAAACGCGATCCGGTGCTGGGCGCGAAGGTCGAGGAGCAGGGCGGCCTGGACGTGTACAACTACATCGAAGCCCAGATCCACGGCGACCTGTCCTGGCACGACGTCGACGTGATCGTGCTGAACCACGGCAAGTACGGCGGCATCTCGGGCACCATCGAGGTCACCCTCGCCGATGCCAAGAAGGATGCCGCGAAGCTGATGCGGTTCGCCGAGGAGAACGGCTACGGGTTCACCGTCGAGATCGGCCGGAAATTCCACGGGTGACCCGCGCGGGCCGCGCGACGCGGGAGGACTCCCTGAGCCGATCGGGGAGGTGGCCGCGTCGGCGAGGCCGGCGGTGGACCGGGTTCCCGACCCTCAGTCCTCCGGTCCACCGACCGCGGCGGTGAGGTGGTGGTCGAGGGCGCGGGCGAGGTTCGCGGCCTGGTCGGCGTCGTACCAGGCCCGAGGTGTGGCCAGGTGCAGGCCGAGGGTGTGGTCGACGCGGGTGACGAAGACGGCCGGGACGGGGCCCGGTGCCGGGGCGTAGCCGAAGGTCCCGGACAGCCGGGTGCCCGGCGGGAGCGTGGAGCGGAAGCGGTGGGTGGCCATGTTGGTGACCATCGCGGTGTACGGGATGGGGGTGGGTGCGTGCAGCAGGTAGCGCAAGGCCACGGCTTGGCGTTCGGCGTGGTCGGCGTCGCGGGCCGTGGCGAACTGGTGGTCGATGAGGCGACCGAGGGTGGCCGGTGTGTCGTCGGTGCCGACGGTGGTGTTGACGGGGATGAACGAGGTGGCGGTGGTGAGGCGGTGGTTCGGGATGGGCGGGGTCATGCGGGGGCGCAGGCCGACGGTGACGCCCAGGGACAGGCGGCGTGACCGGTGCGCAGGGGTGAGCCGGGTGTGAATGGCGAGGAGGACGATCCCGCACAGCATCGCGGTCGTCGTGGTGCGGTGCTGTCGGGCGGCGCGGTAGAGCCGGTGGGCCTGCGTCGTGGTCAGTTCGGTGGTGTGCAGGTGGGCGCCGTGCCGCGGTGACGGGCCGGGTCGACGGCTGGGCAGGTGGGCGGTCCGGTGGGTGACGATGTCGACGGCTTGGCGGGCGAGCCAGGCGGCGACCTCGAGCGGTGGGTGGCGTCGGGCGAGCAGGTCGTCGGTGGCCGGGTGCACTGCCGGTTCGGACGGTGGTGTCGGCTCGTGGTCTCCGGTGACGAGCGCGGTGTAGGTCTGCCACAGCAGGGAGGTCACCGACAGGGCGGCGACGCCGTCGCTGATGGCGTGGTGGAGCGCCAGGACCCACTGGTGGGTGCCGTCGGGCCGACGGGCGAGGGTGGCGCGCAGCAGCGGGTCGCCGGGGGCGAAGGGCCCGTCGAACGGTTCGGAACCGCTGGTGTGCCGCAGCCGTGGCGGTGGTCGGTCCGGCGCCGGGGTCAGTCGGTGCCGGTGTCCGTCGCGGGTGATGCGGTAGGTGAGCAGGGGGTACCGGTCGCACAGTCGCTGCACGGCGCGTGCCAGGGCGTCGGTGTCGAGGGGGCCGTGGATGGTGGCGCCGAGCACGATGGGCGTGCCGGTGCGCGCCACGAATTCCTCCACGGCGGACAACGGGCGGCTGGGCTGCATCAGCGGCGCCTTCCACGGCGGTCAGGCCAGGTCGGTGTCCCACCACCAGGCGATGGAGGGGATCGGTGGCGGCGAGGTGTCGGCGGGTGGGGTGCGGGTGGTGGAGGCGCGGGTGGTGACCGCGCCGGGGTGGCGGCCGTCGGGGTTGCGGTAGCGGTCGGCGCGCAGGCCCCAGTCGAGGTTTCCGGGTATGAGATTGGTCAGGTGGCCGAGGTAGGCGCGCAGCGGCGCGCTCGCGCGGGGCATCACCTGGTCGCGCAACCGGGCGAAGCGGTGGGTGAGCCGGTCGCACAGGTCCACTGACCTGGTGATGGCCTCCCGCGTGGTGAGGTGGTGTTCTCGGCGCAGGATCTCCACGAGGCCGAGTCCCGGCGGTGGGGTGTTCTCGGTGCGGGCGATCCAGAGTTCTTTGCCGTAGGAGAAGAGGTCGTCGTCGAAGGCGGCGGTGGTGAAGGCGAGCTCGGTCAGCGCGCGTACGGCGGGTGCGGTCAGGTCCCGCTCGGGGATCTCCTCGCCGGTGATGATCTCGGCCCAGGACAGGGTCGCGGCGCCCGCGGCGGTGTGCTGGCGCAGGTGGGCGTAGTCGTTCAGCGCCGGGGTGGTGCCCGCGACGCGGTGACCGGTCTCCCACAGCACGGCCAGGAACCAGGCGCGGTGCGCGTCGACGCAACGCCGTCGTTGGGTCGTGGTCGCCCACCGCCCGGCTCGCCGGGAGAGGTCCCGCACGGGTGCCAGGAGCGCGGCGCCCGCGCCGCCCAGCGGGGTGTCGGGGAACTCGAGGACCCGCGGGATCTTGGTGGCCAGGTCGGTGACCAGGCCCAGCCGCTCAGCGGGCGGCCCTTCGTCGCAGTAGACGTCGTCGAAGTGGAACATGATCGTGCACCAGTCCACCGCCAGTTGCAGGCGACCGGCATCCGCGTCGGGCATGATCCGGCCGTAGAAGCCGGGGCAGTCGTTGCCGCGCATGCGGTCCAGCTGTTGTGGCGACGGCGTCAGGTCGAAGCCGGTGATCCAGTCGGCGGTCCGCCGTGCCAACACCGCTTCCCGGGGGTGCCGGACCGGTGGGAACGGGCAGTAGCGCGGCGGCAGCTCGACCACCACGGTCTCATCGGGCCACACGTCCGGAGCCCTCATGGTCACCTCCTCGACCGTTCGAGCAGCGGTCGTCGTGGACGCAGGGCGACACGTGTCACCGCCGGGAGCGTCGCGCGGGCGCCACCGGCCGACCACCACCGCGCCGTTCGAGCGTCCCGCGGCACGTGCGGCTCACCCCGCCGCACCGGTCGGCGAACACGGCGCACGAGCAGCGTCACCGGGTGGAGGCGCATCACCTCCAGCACCGCCCGCCGGGTGACCTCCGGCCGCCCTGCACCGCCGTCAACCGGTGCACCGGGTCCGGCCGGTTCACCACGTGGATCGGCCGGACCCCGATCTCGATGCGCACGACGTCCCCCGCCGCGCCCACCACTCGTCAACACGGGCTGCCTCCTCCCGCACCGCGACCCGGCGGGTCGGGGATGTGCCCGAACCCGAACCGGAGGCCATCATCGATCCGGTCGGCGGGACGCCGCAGGTCACGACCACACGTTCAGCCCGGCGACATCCGGGTGACCACCCGGGTCCCAGCGTGACCGGGTCCCGCACGCCGACGTGCCGAGCACTCTGGACGGGACGTGGAACGAAGCCGGTTCCCTCCCGCTTTCATCGGCGGGAAAGGACGGTGAAACCGACATCGGGACCCTGGTCACGTCACCAAGAGGGTGACCCAGCGGAGTGTTCCGGGAGGAAGCAGTGAACGGGATCCTGAAGAAGGCCGTCGTGGGCGCGTCCATGCTGGCGGGCATCGGCATCGGCCTCGCCGCTCCGGCAGGGGCGTCGTTCTCCGAGTGCGACGCCAGTCGCGTGTGCATGTGGGGCAACAACGACTACAACTGGCTCATCGGCGAGCGTGCGAGCGGCGGCGGGCTCGTGAACCTGACCGGCGACGGGAACAACCAGATGGACAGCTGGGGCAACCGCACCACGAGGAACGCCGCGGGCTACGGCAGCACCGGCGGTGGCGGCGACTGCCAGACCTTCCAGGCGGGCGAGCGCGACGACAACGTGGCGAGCTGGAACAGCGACGAGGTGACGTCGTGGAAGACCAACGGTGGGTGCTGACCACGCGCTGCTGGATGTCCAAGGGCTGAGCCGGGCGTTCGACTCGCCCGCCGGCACCGTGCGGGCGGTGGAGGACGTCTCCTTCACCGCCCGCGCGGGGCAGCTCGTGTGCGTCCACGGCGCGAGCGGGTCCGGCAAGTCGACCCTGGTCAACCTGCTGTCGGGACTGCTCGTGCCCGATGCCGGACAGATCCTGGTCGACTCGGTGTCGATCGGGGGCGCGACGGATGCCGAACGCTCACGACTGCGCCTGGACACGATCGGAGTGGTGTTCCAGGACGTGCGGCTGATCGAGGAGTTCACCGTGCTGGAGAACGTCGCACTCCCTCTGGAAGCCAAGCGCGTCCGCCACGGCGAAGCGTTCCGCCGGGCGGCCTCGGCCCTGGACGGAGTGGGGTTGAGCGGCGTGCTCGACCGGTTTCCCGGCACGTTGTCCGGCGGGCAGTGCCAGCGGGTGGGAATCGCGCGGGCCCTGGTCGGTGGGCAACGGTTGCTGCTCGCCGACGAACCGACGGGCGCACTCGACCCGACGACGTCGCGCGAGGTGTTCGAGCTGTTCCGCGCGCTGTGTGGCGATGGAGTGCTCGTCGTCGTGTGCTCGCACGACCCGCAGGCCCTGGAGTTCGCGGACGTGGCCATGGAGATGTCCGGCGGCCGACTGCGGATCGGGGTGGCGGGATGAAGTGGGCACCGCGGTTCCTCCGCGACCGCACCGCGCTGCGGGCGTCGGCGGTCGTGTTCGTGGTCGCCGCGTTCCTGGTGGCCGTCCACGTCGTCCTGCAGGCGTTCAGCCTGTCCGGAGAGCAGGTCGCCGAGCGGGATCTCGGCGAGTTCGACGCGGCAGTCGGTCTGGGAGCTGTCGCCGCGGTGCGGCCCGGTGACGGCGCTCTGGCGGAGGACGTCCGCGACGCCGTGCGTGCGGCGGGCACACCGGACGCGGCGGTGTCGGTGGTGTCGGTGGACGTCCAGTTGGCCGTGCCGGATCCACCGCGCACACCGTTCGTGGAGGCCGACTGGGTGTCCGGTTTCTTCACCGGCCGCTATGCGTTGACGGCCGGTCGGTGGCCGACCGCGCCGGGGGAGATCGCGGTGACCGGGACCGGCACGATCGACGTCGGGCTCGGCGAGGCGCTGCCGGTGCTGGCCGACAAGGCGAGCTTCACCGTGGTCGGTGTGGCCGAGGACCGGTACGAGCCGGGACCGGGTTTGCTGGCGGCGCCGGGTACCTGGGCCGCCTTGGACCCGGCGTTGGCGGAGTCGTTCCCCTCGTTGAGCGCATCGGTCACCGCGTATTGGAGCGGTGGCGACGACGCCGACGTGCTCCGTCGTCTCACCGCGGTGCCGGCCCGGTACGAGGTGGACCCCTCCGAGGCGATCGCGTCGTCGCTGCGGACGCGCGGGAGCCTGACGAGCGCCGAGCGGGAGTCATGGGTGGACCGGACGCCCGCCGCGTACAGCGTGCCCGCGGTGGTGTTGCCGTTGGCGGCGGTCCTGCTCCTCTTCGGCTTGTGCGACCGGAGGTTCCGGCGCAACGCCGACGTGCTGACGTCCCTGGGGATCCGGCCGGCGCGGGCCGCGGTGAACGTGGCGACACCGGCCGTCGTGTGGGCGTTCAGCGCGGTGATCGCCGGTGTCCTCGCAGGTGTCGCTCTGGGGCTGGTGGGCCGTGCGGTGGTCGACGGGCTCGTGCACCCGCCGCTGTCGCCGATGCCGTCGCCTGCCGAGCCCGCGCTTCACCTGGTGGCCGTGACCACCGTCGGTTCGGCGGTGGGCCTGGCGCTGCTGTGGTGGAGGACCGCCGGGTCGGCGATCCGCAACACCGGCCAGGCGCGCAAGGCCGCGGTGGTCCTCCTGGGACTGGTCGCCGCCGTCCAGGCGTGGTGGGTGGACTCGCTCGTCGGTGTGATGGTGTTCGCCGGCACGATCACCGTGTGCGTCTCGCTGCTCACCCCGGAACTGGTCGCGCGCGTCGTGCGTGCGGTACCCGGCGACGACCCGCGCACGCGCTTGGCCCGCGCCCGGCTGCTGCGTGACCGCCACGTGCCGGCGACCGTCGCGATCTTGGCCGCTGTGGTCGGGAACCTGGTGGGCTTCGCGATCCTCGTCGACTCGATCACCACCGGCGAGCAGAGCCGGTCGAGCGCGGACGTCGCACCGGGCCAGGTCGTGCTCAACGGACGCGGCGGCTACCTCCAGCCGCCTTCGCCGGCGGTCGTGGACGTCGCGCGGAGCTCCGTGCCCGAGCACGAGCCCGTGTCGTTGCGCTACCTGGGCGCGGACGACGAGAGCGTGACCTTCCAGCGCGACGACTGGGGTTTCGTGCTGGCCCTGGACACACCGGACCAGGTCGCCTCGCTGATCGGACGTCCGCTGCGGGCACCCGAACGGGACAGCCTCGTCGCGGGCGGCCTCGTGCTGTGGGAGGAGGGTGACGACCGCGTGCTCGTCAGGAGCGTGCGGGGCCGGGTCGTCGCCACCACCTCCCCGCTGCCCGCGGCCGTCGCCGATTTCCCGGCGGTGGCCTGGAAGGACGGCACCCGGGGAGTCGTGCTCTCGTCCACGGCCCGCGACCTGCGACTGCCGCTCGCCGACGGGGCGGTGTTCTACAGCGGCGTGTCCGACGAGGCCGCACGGGCCATCCGCGAGGCTGTGCTCCGCGCGGGCCTGGACCCCAAGGAGGTCCTCGTCCACGAGGAACCGGCACGCGTGGTCACCCCCATCGCCGTCCGAGCCTCGGTCGTCGCCTTGGGTCTGCTGACGCTGGTGACGACGCTCGTCGTCTCCTGGGGGCGGGCCGGTACCCTCCGCGGTCACGCCCGCCTGCTGCGCGCACTCGGCATCCCGGTGGCCTGGACCCGCCGGGTGCTCCTGCTGGAACAGGCGTCCGTGACGTTCCTCAGCTCGGCCCTGGCCGCGCTGATCACCGTGCCCCCGCTGCTCGTCGCTGTGGTGCGCCTGCCGGGGTTCGTGCCGGCAGTGCCGTGGCCCTGGGTGGCGGTGATCCTGACGACCTTCGTCGCCTCCACCGCCATCACGACCGCGTTGTGCGCCACCCGACTTCGGTCGCTCTAGGACAGGGCGACCCCGCCCGGTCGGACGGTTCCGGCATCCGAGGCGACCTGGCGCCGCCGGATCATCGGCGACGGCAGGCACACCGATCGGCCATGTGCGGTCACCGCAGCTACGGGGCGGCGAGATCGCCTCGACCCGGGAGGCCGAAGGACTCCCGGGTCGACGACCGCGGCGAGCAGACTGCGATGGTCGCGCCGGAACAGCGACTGCCGACTGCCGGTGCGCCCGCCAGGACGTCCACGCGGCGGACCCCAGGGCGATCTCCGCCCGAACCGGGGCGGAGTCACGGTCACCGACCGCGCGGCGGCGTCGCGAAGACCAGCCCCTGGCTCTTCGGCGACGAGAAGCCGTACGAGTCTTTGGTGGTGACCTTGACGCGGTGCTGGGTGTCGGGGCTCAGCCCGGTGAGCGTCGCCTGCTTGTCGGTCACGAAGGCGACCTTCACGCCGTCCAGGAACACGTCGTAGCCGATCGTGGGGAACCACCACGAGGTCGAGTACCAGCTCAGCGAGACGCTGGTCGGCGTCACGGCCGTCACCTGCAGCTGCGACGGCCGCACCGGGTGCTCGATGATGCTCGACTCGGACTTGACCACGGTCAGCAGGTCCTGGGGGCCGGAGTGCCGGCAGGTGACGGTGGTGGCGGCACCCGCAGGCGTCCCGTCCGCGCGCTCCGGCCGCAGGGACAGCGTGAGGTCGCCCAGGCGGATCGCGTAGTCCCCGGCCGGGTAGAGCCACAGCTGTGGGAACCCGCCGGCGGCCTTCACCAGTCCGCCGGACGAGGTGAGCAGGGTCGGCGCGAAGCTCAGCGCGGCCGCGGTCGCCGTGGTCCCGGCGGGGCCGACGACGGTCGCCGCCAGCGACGCGGTGCTGTCCCCGTCGATCCGGACGCCGGCCGGCGCGCGACCGAGGGCGAACGTCACGTCCACGTCGATGTACGCGGGTTCGAGGTAGGGGACGTTCCCGCCGGCCATCCCCTCGTCGGGCACAACGGCCGTGACGTCGGCGTGCACCACGACGCCGGGCCCGCAGGTGTAGTCGAGCCCCAGCCCGACCGTTCCCGCGGACGCCGTCCCGACCGCGACGCCGCCGGATAACATTGCGGCGACCGCGGCCCCGATGACAAATCTTCTCCCCAGCACGATTACCCCTTCGCCTTCGTTGGTGGCACGGTCACCCGACCGGGTCCCTCCGCAGGGACCCCCGGTAGGTGCCCTTGCTGATCGAGACGGTGGTGCCGTCCGCCGCGACGACGGCACGGCGCATCGCCTTGCGCATGTGCTGCTCCCCATCGAGTC is a window from the Saccharothrix saharensis genome containing:
- a CDS encoding phthiocerol/phthiodiolone dimycocerosyl transferase family protein, with the protein product MQPSRPLSAVEEFVARTGTPIVLGATIHGPLDTDALARAVQRLCDRYPLLTYRITRDGHRHRLTPAPDRPPPRLRHTSGSEPFDGPFAPGDPLLRATLARRPDGTHQWVLALHHAISDGVAALSVTSLLWQTYTALVTGDHEPTPPSEPAVHPATDDLLARRHPPLEVAAWLARQAVDIVTHRTAHLPSRRPGPSPRHGAHLHTTELTTTQAHRLYRAARQHRTTTTAMLCGIVLLAIHTRLTPAHRSRRLSLGVTVGLRPRMTPPIPNHRLTTATSFIPVNTTVGTDDTPATLGRLIDHQFATARDADHAERQAVALRYLLHAPTPIPYTAMVTNMATHRFRSTLPPGTRLSGTFGYAPAPGPVPAVFVTRVDHTLGLHLATPRAWYDADQAANLARALDHHLTAAVGGPED
- a CDS encoding terpene synthase family protein, whose translation is MRAPDVWPDETVVVELPPRYCPFPPVRHPREAVLARRTADWITGFDLTPSPQQLDRMRGNDCPGFYGRIMPDADAGRLQLAVDWCTIMFHFDDVYCDEGPPAERLGLVTDLATKIPRVLEFPDTPLGGAGAALLAPVRDLSRRAGRWATTTQRRRCVDAHRAWFLAVLWETGHRVAGTTPALNDYAHLRQHTAAGAATLSWAEIITGEEIPERDLTAPAVRALTELAFTTAAFDDDLFSYGKELWIARTENTPPPGLGLVEILRREHHLTTREAITRSVDLCDRLTHRFARLRDQVMPRASAPLRAYLGHLTNLIPGNLDWGLRADRYRNPDGRHPGAVTTRASTTRTPPADTSPPPIPSIAWWWDTDLA
- a CDS encoding peptidase inhibitor family I36 protein, with protein sequence MNGILKKAVVGASMLAGIGIGLAAPAGASFSECDASRVCMWGNNDYNWLIGERASGGGLVNLTGDGNNQMDSWGNRTTRNAAGYGSTGGGGDCQTFQAGERDDNVASWNSDEVTSWKTNGGC
- a CDS encoding ABC transporter ATP-binding protein encodes the protein MGADHALLDVQGLSRAFDSPAGTVRAVEDVSFTARAGQLVCVHGASGSGKSTLVNLLSGLLVPDAGQILVDSVSIGGATDAERSRLRLDTIGVVFQDVRLIEEFTVLENVALPLEAKRVRHGEAFRRAASALDGVGLSGVLDRFPGTLSGGQCQRVGIARALVGGQRLLLADEPTGALDPTTSREVFELFRALCGDGVLVVVCSHDPQALEFADVAMEMSGGRLRIGVAG
- a CDS encoding fibronectin type III domain-containing protein, coding for MLSGGVAVGTASAGTVGLGLDYTCGPGVVVHADVTAVVPDEGMAGGNVPYLEPAYIDVDVTFALGRAPAGVRIDGDSTASLAATVVGPAGTTATAAALSFAPTLLTSSGGLVKAAGGFPQLWLYPAGDYAIRLGDLTLSLRPERADGTPAGAATTVTCRHSGPQDLLTVVKSESSIIEHPVRPSQLQVTAVTPTSVSLSWYSTSWWFPTIGYDVFLDGVKVAFVTDKQATLTGLSPDTQHRVKVTTKDSYGFSSPKSQGLVFATPPRGR